The sequence below is a genomic window from Sorangiineae bacterium MSr12523.
GCGGGTGGGGCGAGCCTGACATCGTGGTTCGGGTACGAGCCCGGAAAAGGTGGCAGCTTTCTGGCGAGTGCCATCGAACCGCACGGGGACATCCTTCGATTTGGGCCCTTGCCCGGGTCCTCGATGCCGACGTACCCGCGTTGGGCGAGCGTCGTCGGTGGCGTGGGCATCACCTTGGCGCTTGGTACGTGGCTTTTGCTCTGGCCGATTGCAAAGCAATTTCGTGCCCTCGAAGAGGCCGCGCGTCGCTTGCAAAGTGGCGATCTGCGGGCGCGTGCGAACGAAGCGGCGGCTTCGACGCGGCCGATTGCCCAGGCCTTCAATGCGATGGCGGAGGACCTCCACCGGCACATCGATGCGCAGCGCGATCTTCTGCGCACGGTCTCTCACGAGCTGCGAACACCGCTCGCGCGCATTCGCTTCGCCATCGATCGCCTCGCCACGACGGAATCGGCCGAGGCGCGTGCGGCGCAGCTCGACGAGATCGACGGCGATCTTTCGGAGCTCGATGATTTGGTGGACGAGCTGCTCACGTGGTCACGCCTCGAGACCGCTGCCCCGCCGCACGAGGCGCTTGCAGTGGAGTCGCTGCTTCTCGATCTCGAGGGCGCGTTTCCCGACATCGAGCTGGTCGATGTGGCCGATGGCCTGCAGGTGCGCGGCGACCGGCGTCTTCTCACGCGCGCCCTCGGCAACCTGGCCGCCAACGCGCTTCGCTACGCCCGAAGCCGCGTCGTCGTGCGCGCGCTGCGTGCGGGCGACACCGCGCGCATCGTCATCGAGGACGATGGCCCCGGGATCCCCGAGCCCGAGCGCGAACGCGTGTTCGAGCCCTTCGTGCGATTGCACTCCGAGGGCCGCGGCGTGGGCCTCGGTCTCGCAATCGTCCGCCGCATCGCCGACCAACACGGCGGCTCCGTCCGAATCGAATCCGCCGACCCCGTCGGCTGCCGCGCAATCCTCGAACTGCCCCTGGCGCGTTGAACGCGCTAGCACGTGTCTCGAAGAGGAAAGAGAACCGCCAGGATCGCCAAAACAGAATCGCCAGGATCGCCAGGGGAACCAACAATAAACCCTCAATTGGTTTATTGCCGTTTCCCTCGGCACCCCTGGCGGCCCTGGCGTCCTGGCGGTTTTCTTCTTCTCAGAAGGGACGCCCGTGGCCGCGGGTTTCGGCGACGTTCACCAAGTCGCCGCAGGCTTCGACGGGGAGCGGTTGGTGCTCCTCGGGATCGGTGGCCACGTCGAAGCAGTTCCAGGCGTGGTCGGCTTGGTTGCC
It includes:
- a CDS encoding ATP-binding protein, with amino-acid sequence MKRLFLRTFLGLCVIYLLALTVGARLLYHQPVTSHADLFRPAYGPSVSLARERLAAVPPEQRRAELERVRAHFKYPLDIFSWDSDGIDSSAREELAGGASLTSWFGYEPGKGGSFLASAIEPHGDILRFGPLPGSSMPTYPRWASVVGGVGITLALGTWLLLWPIAKQFRALEEAARRLQSGDLRARANEAAASTRPIAQAFNAMAEDLHRHIDAQRDLLRTVSHELRTPLARIRFAIDRLATTESAEARAAQLDEIDGDLSELDDLVDELLTWSRLETAAPPHEALAVESLLLDLEGAFPDIELVDVADGLQVRGDRRLLTRALGNLAANALRYARSRVVVRALRAGDTARIVIEDDGPGIPEPERERVFEPFVRLHSEGRGVGLGLAIVRRIADQHGGSVRIESADPVGCRAILELPLAR